AAtagctgcctgcagcctcagagactggctgcagctgccaccgCATCAGCAGATACTGGGGCTGTGTTTGTCTCTCAGAAGATTCATTTGTCAACCAGggcacaagagaaaaaacaaagctcACTAAATGTACAAGCTCCTTCTCAAGGTACCTTGTCATCTCAGTACAATTAAGCTAATAAATCAGAAGTCATTGACCAGTCCAAGAAGTCACTCAGAGCTATAAAAATCCCTGATTATCACTCAACTTTCTCCCCTAAGTTCATCCCAAACCCAGCCTTTCCACACTAATATTTCTGAGCAGCCATTACTTCCCAGAAGCTCACACCTATAAACGCACATTTCATAGATGACAACAGATCTTTATTTCACCCGTTTCCTGTCACAACCCTCTCAGTCCACCCTGTAAGAGACCCCCAAGGACAacacactgcccacagcacacTTAGTTTCTGTTCAATCTCTATCATTTTGTGTATTTACTTAAGTTTAAAGACTTTAACTGTCTTCCTCTATCCCTgtggagagcagctctcccCCAAACACTGTTCTCCTGAGATCATACCTGTCGTTCACAATAGGCTTTCATTAGTTTACTAAGTGGTGTGTGCCTCTTAATCTTAAACTGCACCACAGACCCATCTTGCCCTGCCACCTTCAGATTAATGTGGTCATTGTTTTCAGTCTTCACTCCTTCCTgtagaggaaataaaagaaaaaaaaaataaccaacacTTTTAGAAAAAGGTATGAAACAAGAAGTTAACATTTTACCAAAGTGCAACAGGTtattaaaaaggaggaaataaagaTACTAAAGCTGTTGACTGACTCGAAACCTTGAATTAGGGAATAAAGGTCAGGACTTTTCAGTtgaaaatgtaaaggaaaaaagctacattaaaaaaaaaaatctgatattaGCTGTCATTCTGGAGGCTGGAAATTTAGCAGTGAAGAATTTACCAGGCCAGGAGTTCAAACACagattggggaaaaaaaaaaaaaaaaaaaaaaaaaggttatttctaTCAAAAGCACAATAATACACAACACCAGTGTTACCACTGAAAGGAATTAAGTTACCTAAGTTACCTATGTTATAACTATGACCCGTTATAGCTGATTTGTGTTATAACTGCGATCCCAACCAGCATCAAGGCTCTTTCTCATTGCATCTTAAACTTTTTCCTACCGTTTGACgtcctcatttaaaaaaaaaaaaaacacttcccaGACACTTTAAAGGCCTGTATCTGAAACAGTGATAAAACCAAAAGCAGCCCAAGTCTTCTTCAGAAAACGTTTTAAAGAAAACTCCACATCAGGCAGCCCGAGGGGCGAAGACTGCGGAGATGAACCCGCGGCTGTGTCGCTGGTGCCGTGGCCGGCCCGGGGTGCCCCGCAGCCCCAGCGcagctttgttttccctctttgctGGGACCCGGCTCCCGCCATGTGTCAGCCCGCGCCGCACCGCGCCCTCCGCCACTTCCAACTCGGTTTGTAAACCGCgtgggggagggaggggaagaggggaaaaaaaaaaaaaaaaaaaaaaaaaaaaaaaaaaaaaaaaaaaaaaaaaaaaaaaaaaaaaaaaaaagagagagagaaagaggtgagggggaaaaaaaaaaaaaaaaaaaaaaaaaaaaaaagcaagcagccAACCCCCCGGCGGCGGCCTCTGTTAATTCCTGCCGTGCGGAGCGgagcccccgcagcccccccggcccccggcgGGGCCACAAGCGGCACAAAGGGGCCGGAGCCGTGAGGGAACCGTGAGGGCAGCGGCAGCCGAGGAGGCCGGCGGGGATGCTGCGGCcgcggaggaggaggaggaggaggaaggcagcaaAAACCGCCTCCAGACCTGCCTCTCTCCCCGCGGAGGGCGGGAAGGCGGCCCGCGTTCGCTCCCCCTCTCCCCGGGGatcccccgcccgccccgggagccgcggccccggcgcccCCCCACCCGCGCAGGAAAATGGCGCGCAAAGGCGGCGCGGGGGCTGcgggccggagccgccgcctGAGGGGCCGAGCGCGGCGGCGGGAGCTGCGGAGCGCGCCGGCCTCACCTTGGGCTTCTCGTCGGCCATGGCGAGTCGGCGATGCGGGGGCGGCTCGGAGCGCGCACAAAGGGGGGGCAGAGCCGGCCGAGCGCGGcggagagagggagagagagggacaCAGAGAGAGGGGAAGGCGGGGGGGGCCCGGGAGCGCGCACGCACAGCCGCGGGGCCGCGCCTTGCCCCGTGCGCGCGCGCACCCGCTGCGCTCTCCCCTCCCCCCCGGGCGCGTTCCCGCCGCCCATTGGGCCCCGGCAcgccgggaggggcgggggcaGGGCCGGGCGGGGGGTGAGGCGGGAAGGAGGCGGAAGGGGGGGGGGCGGAGGGAGCGCGCGCGCGCCCCGCGGCCGTTACATaacgcggcggcggcggcgggaggggaAGGGCGCGCGCGCCCCCGCGGCCGCGCTGCGTGCGCGCTGCGTGCgcgcgctcccgccccgccccgcgcggcGGGCATTGTCCTTCGCAAAATGGCCGCCGGGCCGCCCTCAGCGCCCCGAGGCGCGCCTCACGCCGCGCCCTGCCCGAGCACAACTTCTCCGTGCCATCCTTAGCATCCTTGGTCCCCTCAAATATGAAATCTCCTCAAAGCCGCCGGGCCGCCTGCCACAGGTCCCCTCGTAGCCCCTTCAGGGCCTCCCATGGTGTTCTTTGCACACACACCTTCCCGTGACCGGCCCCGGCCCCCATGGAACGGGCAGCCCGCGGAGCCCTGTCCCTGGCGGTGTTCAGGGGCAgagtggatgtggcactcagtgccgtGGTCTGGTGACAAAGGTGGTGTTGGGGCACAGGTTGAACTCGCTGATCTCAGAGGCCTTTTCCCACCTCACTGatcctgtggttctgtgatctCCCTCATCACTGCCTCATCAAATCTCTCCCTCCTGTTTGTGTCCCTCGCTGCGTTATGgaggacaccccaaaaccctggGTTGTCCTGAGAGAGGTGCCACATCTGTGAGGGAACACAGCATCTACAGCACCCCAACAATTACACTACATAAATTACATTAATCAGAGGATACGCCACCAATGATGTGATTTCTTAAAATTCATCTCCgtggaaggcaggaggaaattTTCGATAACTCCAGAGATTTCACAGATTCACACAAAATGGTTCCTGTGCGTTTTTTCATCAGCAATACACTCGCCACTATCATTTGTCAAATGCTTCTCTACATCACACAGATGGAAAAGGAACACCACAAAGATGATCCCTGCCAATCCCCCATGGATGGATTTTCCAGGTGTGCATCACTCCacactggtgctgctctgtgtgggaACACTCTTGGTCGTGACACCAAGGTGGCCGTGTGGTCACAAaccccctgctcctggcaggacaaAACTTTCTGCACCATTTCAGAGATGTTCCTTGCCCAGAATAAACTGCTCATATAGTGAAATATTGACTGAAGAGACACTTCACCTGCAGGCAAAGCTGCAGACTTGCTTTTCACTGTGAGTTCTGGTCCCTCTCCTCTACCTTTTGTCATGTTACTTCACATTCCAGCTCTCTCCTTCTGAGCACAGATTAGATATTTACTGCAATTTTCTGGAAATTGCAGAAGAGTAACACCCACTGGGCAGAGGAAGCTGAAGCCAAGCCTTTATCCAAGTATCCAGATGAGAAAATGGCACAGCCATGTCCCTACCTGTGGCAGAAGGATGGCCCAGGCCCGAGCTTCCACAAAACATGAGCTGTGAAGTAAGTCTTTTACCATCCCTTGTAGTGCAAAATTTAGCCTGAAATTTCATAAAACCTTTTTGGTTTAGTATTTTACTCCTCCTGAAGAGTTTTAATCAGTCAGTTCTTAAAAAATCCCAGGCACTGAAGTGTTCAGTTTGACCCAAGAAGGCAACAAATGCTGTTTCAAATTGTGACATCAACTCAAACAGATCCTCCTTTGAGCTCTGCTTTCCACTCCTACCTGTGTCAATTTACTTGATTTATCATCAGAAGATCAATCAGTTGATCGTGCCTGTTTTCACTGTGTTTAATTACTCATgctattatttttctatttgtttaaGGTACTGGGAGGTGAGAAGCACTCTGGCTGGGGAAGACCATGTGCTTCTACCCAAATCCCCCTTCATGTGTGAGGTCTCAGGCTCCTA
The sequence above is a segment of the Sylvia atricapilla isolate bSylAtr1 chromosome 18, bSylAtr1.pri, whole genome shotgun sequence genome. Coding sequences within it:
- the SUMO2 gene encoding small ubiquitin-related modifier 2, with product MADEKPKEGVKTENNDHINLKVAGQDGSVVQFKIKRHTPLSKLMKAYCERQGLSMRQIRFRFDGQPINETDTPAQLEMEDEDTIDVFQQQTGGVY